In Natronococcus sp. AD-5, the genomic window CGACGGCGAGTCGCGGACGCTGACGTTCGAGGAACTGACCGAGCGATCGAACCGGTTCGCGAACGTTCTGGGCGATCTCGGCGTCGAGCGGGGCGAGCGCGTGTTCACGTACATGCCCCGAATTCCGGAGCACTACGTCGCGCTGGTGGGGACGCTCAAGCACGGCGCGGTCTTCGGCGGCATCAACGAGCGGTTCGGTCCCGACGGCATCTCCTACCGACTCGCGGACTGCGACGCGTCGGTGCTCGTCACGACGAGCGACAACCGCGAGACCGTCGCCGAGGCGCTTTCGGACGCGCCGTCGGTCGAGCGCGTCCTCGTCGTCGATCGCGGCGACGGCGTCGAGTCGGACGAGGTCGACCTCGAGACCGCGCTCGAGGACGCCTCGCCGACCTACGACACCGTCCGAACGAACGGCGAGGACGACGCGCTGTTGTACTACACGAGCGGAACCACCGGCCCGGCGAAGGGCGTCCTTCACAAGCACCGCTGGGTTACCGGCGTCGCGGCGACGCAGCACTTCGCAACCGACCTGAGGGAGGACGACCTCTACTGGTCGACGGGCGACCTCGGCTGGCTCACCGGCCCGATCAACACGCTCGGGGCGTGGTTCTGGGGTACGTCGCTGTTCACCTACGAAGGAGAGTTCGACCCGGAGACGTGGGCCGAGTTGCTCGACGAGTACCCGATCTCGGTGCTGTTCAGCGTGCCGACGGCCTACCGGATGCTCCGTGAGAACGAGGGCCTGCTCGAGGGGGTCGACCTCGACCTCCGCCACGCCCTCTCGATCGGCGAACCGCTCTCCGCGGGCGTCGTCGAGTGGGGCGAAGAGACGCTCGGCGTGACGATCCACGACACCTACGGCCAGACCGAGACGGGGAACATGATCATCAACAACTACCCGTCGATGGAGGTGCGACCCGGGAGCATGGGGAAACCGCTTCCCGGGATCACCGCGGAGATCGTCGATCCGGAGACCGGCGAACCGCTCGAGCCGGGCGAGACCGGCGAGATCGCCCAGCGCGGCGACTACCCCTGTTTCTTCGCCGAGTACTGGGAGAAACCCGAGAAAACCGACGGCTGTTTCGTCAACGACTGGTACCTCTCCGGCGACCTCGCCCACAAGGACGAGGACGGCTACTTCTGGTTCGAGGGGCGGGCCGACGACGTCATCATCTCCTCGGGTTACCGGATCGGCCCCTTCGAGGTCGAGAGCTCCCTCGGCGAGCACCCGGCCGTCGCGGAGGCGGCGGTCGTCCCGAAGCCGGATCGCCAGCGCGGGACCATCGTCAAAGCCTACGTCGTCCCGAGCGAGGCGGCCGAGCCCTCGGCGGACCTCGCGGAGGACATCAAGAACCACGTCCGCGAGGAGCTGTCCGCGCACGAGTATCCCCGCGAGATCGAGTTCCGCGAGGAGCTTCCGAAGACGGTGACCGGCAAGATCCGGCGCACCGAGTTGCAGGACGACGCCGCCGAGGAAGCGAGCGAAGCGGCGTGAGTGCGTGAGAACAGCGGTCGCCGAGTCGCGTCGACCCGTGAGTGCGATTCAGTCGATCTGCTGCGAGGCCTCGAGTTCGGCCGGCTCGGCCGACTCAGCAGATCCGGCCGGCTCGGCCGACTCAGCCGACTCAGCAGATCCAGCCGGCTCGGTTCGTTCGCGCTCGGGCGTCTCGATCCGCTGTGCGCGGCCCGTCTCGCTCGAGCGATAGATGGCGTCGATCACGCGCTGGACGGTCAGCGCCTCCTCGACGGTGTTCGTCTGGGGTTCGATACCCGCGGCGACGGTCTCGAGGAACGTCGCGTCCTGCTCCTTGTGGCCGGTCAGCGAGGAGTCGCCGGTCATGTTGACGTCGGCGTAGTGATCGCAGCCGGCGGTTCCGGCCTCGAGGATGTCCATGTCGGTGGAACCGATGTCGAACTGCGCGCCCGCGTCGGTGCCGCGCACGCGGAAGTCCATGCTCGGTTCGCGGTTCGTCGCCCAGGCGGCCTCGAGCGAGATCGTTTTGCCGCCTTCACACCGGATGAACGCGCTGACGGAGTCGTCGACCTCGTAGGTTTCGGCCGACGCGTCCCAGGCGTCGCCGAAGCCGTCGGGGTCGGCGTACTCGTCGTTCCTGCCGAAGGTCGATCTGGCGATGCCGCTGACCTCGACGATCTCCGGGAAGTCCATCGCGTACAGCGCGAGGTCGAGCGCGTGGACGCCGATGTCGAGCAAGGAACCGCCCCCGGCGAGATCGGGATCGGTGAACCACGAGCCGGGACCCGGAACCCCGCGTCGGCGAACGTAGTTCGCCTCGACGTGGGTCAGGTCGCCGAACCGACTGCGCTCGTCTTGTTGGTCGAACATCGCCATCGACGCGGCGTGGCGGTTGTGGAAGCCGACCATGCAGATCCCGGCGGCTTCGGCCGCCGCGTCGGCGATCCGTTCCGCGCTCTCGAGCGTGTGCGCGAGCGGTTTCTCGACGAGGACGTGACAGCCGGCCTCGAGCGCGTCGATGGTGATCGGTTCGTGAAACCGGTTCGGCGTGGTCACGATGACGGCGTCGACGTCGTCGTCGACGACGAGTCCCTCGTGGGTTTCGTAGGTTTTCGCCCCGAATTCGGCGGCGAACTGCTGTCGCTGGTTCTCGACGAGGTCCGCTCCGGCGACGACGTCCGCACCGAACTCTTCGACGTTTCGCGCGTGGAGGTGGCCCATCCCGCCGAGACCGACGATTCCCACACCGATTCCGGCTCCGATCACGGAGAAACCCCCCGTTTCTCACCCATCCTGCCAGTTGCCACGTGAAAAATGCCGCATTTCGACGTCGTTTGTGTGCGATCCCGATTCATATGAGAACGCGGGCAGCGATCGAAATAAGCGTTGTGTCCCACGAATCTGTACAACACTGGATCATATAATACGAGTTACAGTATTCCCGGGTGCGACAACCCGGTTATACGACGAGTAGCGTAGTATTACCCGGATCGAGCCGATAGCATTCGGATAAATTGGTGGTTTCGTTGACGGATCGCGGCGGCTGATCGGACCAGCTAAGGGCGTCGGGACGGGATCACCCGGCGATGGTCGCAGTCACGATCTGGAACGAGTTCCGACACGAGCAGGAAGACGATGACGCCGCTGCGGTCTACCCCGACGGGATCCACGCGACGATCGCCGACGCCCTCGAGGACGACCACGAGGTGCGAACGGCGACGCTCGACGAACCCGAACACGGACTCACCGAGGCGGTCCTCGACGAGACGGACGTCTTGCTCTGGTGGGGTCACATCGCCCACGACGAGGTCGCGGACGAGGTCGTCGACCGCGTCCAGGAGCGCGTGCTCGAGGGGATGGGGCTGCTCGTCTTGCACTCCGGGCACTTCTCGAAAGTTTTCAAGCGACTCATGGGAACGACGTGCAACCTCCAGTGGCGCGAGGACGGCGCGAGGGAGCGACTGTGGGTCGTCGACCCCGGCCACCCGATCGCCGACGGGCTCGGCGAGTCGATCGAACTCCCGGAGACGGAGATGTACGGCGAGCCGTTCGACGTCCCCGAGCCCGACCGGCTGGTATTCACGAGCTGGTTCGAGGGCGGCGAAGTGTTCCGCAGCGGCTGCTGTTACCGCCGCGGGAACGGACGGATCTTCTACTTCCGGCCGGGCCACGAGACGTACCCGATCTACGAGAACGAGGAGGTTCGGCGGGTGCTTCGAAACGCCGTCGACTGGGCGAGTCCGACCGACGGCTCTCCGCGAACGTTCGGCGAGCGGGCGTAAGGACGGGCGCGCGGTTCACCCGCTTCGCTGCGTGTCGACCAGTTCGACGGTGACCTCGAGATCGACGCCGGTCGCAGTTTCCAGCCGTTCGCGAACCGCGTCGGCGAAATCGGGCGGTTCCGTCTCTCCAGGCGGCCGTTCGACGAGTACGACCACCGACGGCCGGGTATCGGTGTACACGTCGACGAGGTCGTACTCGACGCCGGTCTCCCGGAACTGCAGGTCAGCGAGGGCCGGATCGTCGCTCATCGCCTCGAGTTCGGTTTGGATGTCGTGCTCGACGGTCGCGGTCTGGTAGGTGCCGTAAGTGACGCCGCCGAGGACCACCGAGAGCACCGCGATCGCGACGAGGAGTACGACGACTCGCGAACGCAGTCGGCCGTAGACGCGGTCGATCCGATCCGTACGATGGGGACGGTACCCCGAGACCCACAGCAGGATCAGCGCGGTCACGTTGATCGAGAGCAGGTTGACGAGAACGAGCGTGCCGGCGGTGAGGACGACCGTCGGGTGGCCCCAGGCGATGCCGAGGCCGACGGTCGCGGCGGGCGGGACGAGCGCGACCGCGATCGCGACGCCGACGAGCACCGACCCGACGTTTCGGATGAGGCTGACCGCCCCGGCCACTCCGGATCCGAGGGCGAGAAACAGCGCGAGCAGGTTCGGAGTGATCCGTTCGTCGATCTGGGGAACCGTCGTGATATCGAACCCGGGCGGGAGCAACACCGTGCCCCGCAGCAGCGAGCCGATCGCGGCGGCCGTCAGGACCGCGAGCGCGAGGCCGGTTATCTGGAGGACGACGCCGCGGGTCGCGAGCTCCTCGTCGTCGACCACGACGCCGACGCTCGCCGCGAGCGCCGGTCCCATGAGCGGCGCGACGACCATCGCACCGATAATCGTCGCCGCGGAGTCGAGCAACAGCCCGGCCGTCGCGATGACGGTGCTCACCGCGAGCAGGACGAAGTACGTCGATGCGGCGGGCGCGAGGTCTTCCGCCCGCGACTGCAGCTCCTCCCGCGAGATTCTGGTCCCCTCGAACTCGCCGGACAGGCCGGCGGTCCTGTTCGAAACGATCGTCTCAGCGGCCGTGACGACGGTGTAAGAGTCCGGGTCCAGGCCGGCGGTGCGGAGCTCCGCGAGCAGCGGTTCGACGGCCGCCGGCGGAACGGGGATCGAGACGAGCGCTTCGAACTCTCCGCGGCTCGTCTCCTCGGAGACCGCGTAATCGACCCCCGTCGCGTCCGCCGTCTCGAGGACGAGCTCCAGATCGCCGCGCGGAACGAACACCTGTACGAGACGCATACCCACACTACGCCGGTCTCCGCGATAGGCTGTCGCCACGCGGGCCCGACTGTCCGGCGATCGAACAGCTAGAACTCCTGGCGGCCCTCGTCGGTAACGACGCTCTCGAGCAGGGAAACGGGCGTGGCGTCGTAGGACGGGTTCTCGATCGTGAACCCTTCGGCCGGCTCGGACATGACTTCGCTTCCCGACCGGAACTCGTTCTCGAAGACGAAGCCGCTCCCGACGATCTTCGAGGCGGAACCGACGACGGTGACGGGGACGCCGAGCTGGTTCGCCGTCGACGCGATGGGGAGCGTGCCGACGCGGTTGTACAGCGTCTCGTCGACGATGCAGTCCATGCCGATGACGACCCGATCGCACTCCTCGAGGTAGACCCCGTGCGCGCTGTCGGTGATCAGCGTCGCGTCGACGCCCTCGAGGTCGGCGAGCGACCGGGCGGTCTTGCGGCCGATGAAGCGCGGCCGGGCCTCGGTGATGTAGACGTCGAACTCCTTGCCCGCCTCGACGGCGCGCTCGAGGGCCTCGAGGACGGTCGAGGAGTAGTCGTGGGTCAGCAGCGTCGCGCCGTCCTCGAGGTGCTCGACGGCGTTTTCGGCGGCCAGATCTTTCCCCGACTCGACCCGGGAGACGACCGTGTCGATCCGCTCCTGGGTGAGTCGCTTGGCCTCGTCGACGCTGTCGACGTCGGCTTCGGTCACGTCGTCGACGACCTCCCGCACCGCGTTCTGGAGCGAGGCGTGCGAGGGGTTGGCCCGCCGGAGGACCGAGCCGTTCCGCTCGAGGGCGCGCTCGTACTCCTCGAGGGTGGCGAACTCGCGCTCGAGCAGTTCCTCGAGCGCGCGAGTCGCGTTCACGGCCACTACCGAGGAGCTGTGCGTCTGCATGTCCTTGATCTCCTCGACCGTCTCATCGATCATACCTGCACGAATTCCCGTGAGGGCAAAAGGTGTTCCGGGTAGCTCCGGACGTTTCTCGACGGGGCGACTCCGCTCAGGCGTCGAACTCGAAGATCCGAACCAGTTCGTTCTCGATCCGATCGACGAACTCCTCGAGAACGTCGTCGAACTGCTCGTCGTCCTCGACGCTGGCTCGAACCGTCTCGACGCGGTCGTCCGGCAGCTCGACGTCGAACTCGCCGTTCCCCCGATAGACGGGTTCGCTCTCGCTCAACACCTTTCGGTCGATCGCGCGGAGGATCTCGGAGTCGTACCGGCCGTGCAACTGCTGGTAGGCGTTCGAGTACGCCCGCTCGAGTTCCTCGAAGTAGTAGACGTACTTCTCCTCGAACTTCTCGGGATCGAACTGGGTCACGGACGGTACTGGGAGGGCGAGCGAGTAAACGGTTCGGGAGCCCGACGGCTCGAGAACTGTCGGGTCCCGTCCCGCCCGCAGGCTTACGTCCTCGAGCGCCCTAGAACCGCCGATGACAGTCACCGTTCGGTACACGTGCCCCCACTGCGGCGCCGTTCACAGTCTCGAGCGACCGCCGGACCTCGCGGATCGGTCGGTGACGACGGTCTCGCAGCCGGGCTGGGAGTACGCCGAGCCCGACGATCCGGACCGCGAATCCGCAGACGGTATCGCCTTCGTCTGCGGCGAGGACGGCCCCGTCACCGACCTCGAGGGCGAGCCGGTCGCGGGCTGCGGTCGGCCCTTCTACCTCAATTTCGTCCGGTACGAGCACGGGGTCGAACTCGAGCCGGACCCGCCGACATACGGCGGACCGCGGTTCGATTTTAACGAGTGAGGAACAGTCGGCCGGAACGATACGTACAGGTCAAGCAGGTAACGGAGCAACAATCAACTTCACTGATAACTGTCAAGAGTAGCGTGCTGAATACAGAGGATGGATGCGGCACGGTCGCCTACGTTATTTCGCCCAGTTGACTCTGAACTACCCGGAAGAGAAGTGTGCTTATTGACCGACAAGATCCTAGTACATACCAAAAGCGTTTGTAGAGTAGTACGGTAGTACACTGTCCATATATTCTGTTATGATCCAGGGGTCTACTCGGAAAGAATACTATGTTCGTGCACGCGTATTTTATTGACAAATGTCGTTATCATCGAACTGAAATTGGTCAAGAAATACCGGATACTTTTATTTACGATCAAAAGAAGAAGATAACTCTACGCTTCTCTCCGACTATCTGGTCGGATACGAAGTATGCAACACGGAGGTGAGATGCATGGCAACAACAGCCGATCAAAACAAGGAACTCGTAAGGCGAGACATCGAGGAAGTCTGGAACGAGGGGAACTACGATCTTATCGACGAATTGTATGCCGAAGACTTCGTTCATCACGACCCCGCATATCCCGACAAAATTCGTGGGCCAGACGAGCAAAAGGAGTTCGCAAGGATGTACAGAACCATCTTGGGGGGACCGAAGGTTACCATTGAGGAACTGATCTCGGAAGGAGACGTGGTTACCCTTCGCTGGACCAGCCACGGAAAACACGAGAAAGAGTTTATGGGGGTTGAGCCGACGCACGAAGAAGTCACGGTGGAAGGAATGTGGATGGCGCGAATCGAAGATGGCAAGATCGCCGAGCTGTGGAATAACTACGACGCACTCGGACTTCTGACGTAAATCGGTGCCGTGGAGTCTCCCGTAGAGTAAAGCAGTCGTCCTTTCTTTCGGAACCGCTGGACAAGATTTTGTGGCAGCGACGAGGAAGCTCGATGGCCCCGCCGCTAACCACTTGCCCCGTACTGACCGTGACTTTCACAGCTAGCTCTAAAGAAACCGCGCTACCAGCTACTGCTAACCGCGCTCTTTTTTGTAAATTCGACGGTCGACCTCCGAAACGGGTGCGAGGAGCCGGGTATCATCGACTCGAGATGGGGGAAGAGGGCCGAAAACCGGTCTCCGCTCCGTCGTTCCCGACGTTTCGCGTCTCTCGGTGTTCTCACAGACGGTCGTGAACACCGAAGCTCTGTTGAAATCATTGGAGATTGATAGAAGAGGCATGCTGACTCAAGAGAATGAATTCACCAGATCGTGCTAGAGGTACCTTTGCGATTTATCGTACTCGATAGCATCTGAGAATATGGTGTGTCAAAACATGCCATACCTACTTATCGACCATACGGTTGAAGATTACGAGGAGTGGAAACCGTTCTTCGACGACCACGCGAGTAGTCGTGTGGAGAACGGGAGCAAGGGAGGCCAGTTATTCCACAAGGAAGGTGAACCCGATGAA contains:
- a CDS encoding acyl-CoA synthetase — its product is MATGYNLEDYETVRESFSWENIYAEADWDAPESINIAHEVCDRHVADGDRIALRQVGVDGESRTLTFEELTERSNRFANVLGDLGVERGERVFTYMPRIPEHYVALVGTLKHGAVFGGINERFGPDGISYRLADCDASVLVTTSDNRETVAEALSDAPSVERVLVVDRGDGVESDEVDLETALEDASPTYDTVRTNGEDDALLYYTSGTTGPAKGVLHKHRWVTGVAATQHFATDLREDDLYWSTGDLGWLTGPINTLGAWFWGTSLFTYEGEFDPETWAELLDEYPISVLFSVPTAYRMLRENEGLLEGVDLDLRHALSIGEPLSAGVVEWGEETLGVTIHDTYGQTETGNMIINNYPSMEVRPGSMGKPLPGITAEIVDPETGEPLEPGETGEIAQRGDYPCFFAEYWEKPEKTDGCFVNDWYLSGDLAHKDEDGYFWFEGRADDVIISSGYRIGPFEVESSLGEHPAVAEAAVVPKPDRQRGTIVKAYVVPSEAAEPSADLAEDIKNHVREELSAHEYPREIEFREELPKTVTGKIRRTELQDDAAEEASEAA
- a CDS encoding Gfo/Idh/MocA family protein — encoded protein: MIGAGIGVGIVGLGGMGHLHARNVEEFGADVVAGADLVENQRQQFAAEFGAKTYETHEGLVVDDDVDAVIVTTPNRFHEPITIDALEAGCHVLVEKPLAHTLESAERIADAAAEAAGICMVGFHNRHAASMAMFDQQDERSRFGDLTHVEANYVRRRGVPGPGSWFTDPDLAGGGSLLDIGVHALDLALYAMDFPEIVEVSGIARSTFGRNDEYADPDGFGDAWDASAETYEVDDSVSAFIRCEGGKTISLEAAWATNREPSMDFRVRGTDAGAQFDIGSTDMDILEAGTAGCDHYADVNMTGDSSLTGHKEQDATFLETVAAGIEPQTNTVEEALTVQRVIDAIYRSSETGRAQRIETPERERTEPAGSAESAESAEPAGSAESAEPAELEASQQID
- a CDS encoding ThuA domain-containing protein; this translates as MVAVTIWNEFRHEQEDDDAAAVYPDGIHATIADALEDDHEVRTATLDEPEHGLTEAVLDETDVLLWWGHIAHDEVADEVVDRVQERVLEGMGLLVLHSGHFSKVFKRLMGTTCNLQWREDGARERLWVVDPGHPIADGLGESIELPETEMYGEPFDVPEPDRLVFTSWFEGGEVFRSGCCYRRGNGRIFYFRPGHETYPIYENEEVRRVLRNAVDWASPTDGSPRTFGERA
- a CDS encoding TIGR00341 family protein, which produces MRLVQVFVPRGDLELVLETADATGVDYAVSEETSRGEFEALVSIPVPPAAVEPLLAELRTAGLDPDSYTVVTAAETIVSNRTAGLSGEFEGTRISREELQSRAEDLAPAASTYFVLLAVSTVIATAGLLLDSAATIIGAMVVAPLMGPALAASVGVVVDDEELATRGVVLQITGLALAVLTAAAIGSLLRGTVLLPPGFDITTVPQIDERITPNLLALFLALGSGVAGAVSLIRNVGSVLVGVAIAVALVPPAATVGLGIAWGHPTVVLTAGTLVLVNLLSINVTALILLWVSGYRPHRTDRIDRVYGRLRSRVVVLLVAIAVLSVVLGGVTYGTYQTATVEHDIQTELEAMSDDPALADLQFRETGVEYDLVDVYTDTRPSVVVLVERPPGETEPPDFADAVRERLETATGVDLEVTVELVDTQRSG
- a CDS encoding translation initiation factor eIF-2B, yielding MIDETVEEIKDMQTHSSSVVAVNATRALEELLEREFATLEEYERALERNGSVLRRANPSHASLQNAVREVVDDVTEADVDSVDEAKRLTQERIDTVVSRVESGKDLAAENAVEHLEDGATLLTHDYSSTVLEALERAVEAGKEFDVYITEARPRFIGRKTARSLADLEGVDATLITDSAHGVYLEECDRVVIGMDCIVDETLYNRVGTLPIASTANQLGVPVTVVGSASKIVGSGFVFENEFRSGSEVMSEPAEGFTIENPSYDATPVSLLESVVTDEGRQEF
- a CDS encoding DUF5783 family protein; the encoded protein is MTQFDPEKFEEKYVYYFEELERAYSNAYQQLHGRYDSEILRAIDRKVLSESEPVYRGNGEFDVELPDDRVETVRASVEDDEQFDDVLEEFVDRIENELVRIFEFDA
- a CDS encoding ester cyclase, coding for MATTADQNKELVRRDIEEVWNEGNYDLIDELYAEDFVHHDPAYPDKIRGPDEQKEFARMYRTILGGPKVTIEELISEGDVVTLRWTSHGKHEKEFMGVEPTHEEVTVEGMWMARIEDGKIAELWNNYDALGLLT